Part of the Musa acuminata AAA Group cultivar baxijiao chromosome BXJ3-10, Cavendish_Baxijiao_AAA, whole genome shotgun sequence genome, TGGTTTATATGTAGAGGTTATTTCAGTGAGTATATCAGTGGACTTGAGTTCAGTAGGTTTGTTATGTAAAAGATGCAACACCTAGTAGCCATTAGATGTATTGCAATGCCTTCAGAATATTATCTAAGAAGGATCTTTTCAGTATTTACAAAGATGAAAACTACTGGTAGGCTCAATAGATGTATATATGataatctctttgggaatcaattGTTTGATCGTGGATGTTAGTGCGAGTTTAATGCTTGAGTTGCAGCCTCGAACTCtcagaaaacttgaagaacattgAACTACAAATTATTGAAATTGGAAAACCTGTGTGAGGTTCCCCTGTTTTAGGGCAATTCCTCTGCATGATATCCCCATCTTCCATTTGGTACTTGACAAAGTAAATGAAGGTTCTTGACCAAAGTATACCAAATGGTATGCTTTTCAAGTCACTTTTTAACTCGATGATGGTGCATCGTGTAACCTGAGATATTAGAATGCAACAATTCTATGAGAGCTCTTCATTATTACTCTGAATATTTAATGGAATTATAAGAATAAAGAATATATCTCTAAGATTAATAGCCATGTAATATAATTGGTGTTTCCCATGCGTTTAACATTCCACTCTTTGAATAGCTAGTCTAGTCTGTCTAGATACATCACATTCCACAGAAGAATTTGCTTTATTGTAATTTTGGGCAAGTtatttacataaatattttttaaaatattttattacttaTTTGAACATTTAAAATGCTAGAAACCAGTGTGATGGGTTAAGGGAGGGAAATTGTTAGACATAATCATGATACAGATAATATGGAAGTTATATTTGAATCAAAGAAAGAGATACATGCCTGGAATCCTTAGCATTCAGACTTCCAATTTCAAACCCTTTGAGACATAACTATTATAGAGATCATATTAGGATGATTGAGGTCTCTTCTTAGTGTATATCTAGATCCACTGAACCCAAATTGAGGTCTGTGCAGCTTTTCGGTGGGTTTATTTTTTTTGCAGTCTCCTAGGGTCATTAAAATTGCATCTGCTTCTTTTAATCCTACACGTGGAGCCTCTCTATCTGCATTTACTGAATTTATTGGCATTTGATTTCCTTTGCTACTCTATAATCACATTTAGTCGAACAAAATGCAGTACTAAATGAATATACAGATGAGCCATTCTTGGTCAGGGAGAAGTGACGAAGAGAGTTCCTGGTCATAATTCACTGCATAGGTTGAAGCAATTTAACTTCCATGTGCTAGAACTGATTTGCAACTACTATTAATGCATGACTTCGTTTGAACTGCCTCGATGATCTTTGCATTTACTTGAATCATTTCGTCTGGAACTTCAGTTGTTTCCTGTATAGTTCATGTAACACATCACATTTTCGGGGTCGCAGGGTTGAGTCTAGATGACTTGCTGAGCATCCCTGCTGGCATGAGAAGAAAGTACCATGACGACGTCACAGTAATGGTAATTCTTCTTGGGACTGACAGTCGAACATCAACTGCCTCTACATATTTATGAATGTCAAAAGGTTCATGTTGCCAGAATTATGGATAAGTACTCATCTTGTTAAATGTGGTTAATATTTATTACCTTTCTTCACTTTGTATATATATCCTATTTGTACAAAGTAAAGTTTTCCAACTTCAAAATGAAATTTTGGTGGCACAGTTTTCTTTAATTCTGCTGCACTTGGATTGTGGTCTTCGTCTTATTACAAATATTGCTTTTCATAGATTATGGCCTCAGTCTTGGTGTTACATAGATTATGGTCTTTTAATAAAGGGCGatagaacctttttttttttttttctttaaaacgtGGTCTGGTTTATTGGCGCATCTTTAAATGCTTTTTAAGCTATGGCTCTGCCCGGTCCCCTCCTTGAAGGGTCTACACTTATTCAAAAGCGTTGGTGATACTTCCATTTCTTATCGTCCCAATATCAACAGTCCCTACGACAACACACGGAGATGATGCAGCCCGATGCAGCGGTGGGTCTGCTGCTATCTTTACAGGTGAAGAAAGCTCTCCAGAAATAACTCGAGCGTTGGTGATACTTACGTTTCTTATCGTCCCAATACCACCGGTCCTTGTGACAATACAGGGATGAGGACACGGCGAGCAGAGACGCCTTCGTCTCGTACTCCCACCGACACTCTGATAGAGAATCTCAACTTGCCTCGGAGAGCCACAGTATTAAATTCCTGTCCGCCCCAATCAATGCACGATGCAATTTCCTAGCCAATGGTCCTCATCACGCTTTGCTTTAATTGCTTTATCCCTCGTCCCAACCCGAACAGAACAAAAAATTATACACGTACGTATATACCTTATTTATGTAGAAATAAAGGAAGAGGCAGACATTGTTGTTTGATGTAGAGGTCTCCTCCACCTCTTCTAAGAAGTGAAAACAAACGAGTAAAACGGCACATTCCTAAGTCGAAGCATATCGAGTAATAGAAAGCGTGTCGAGTGCTTGTATCGCTAATACTAAGCCACCCAGCCCTGAAGAAGTGAGAGCATTCAACTCACCTTCCTCACCAAACACCACCTAAAAGCATTCGTTCCAGGCCATCCTCTCCACAAAGAAAGCTGTCATGTGGTGGTGGaagcagtagcagtagcagtagcagccGCCTTCTGGAGCTTGTTTTACTTGACAGGTTACGAGGTCCTTATCACGGCCAATTTATTTGGACTCTTTCCCAACCCGACTCGTCGCCGTTCAATCACTGTTTGGAGAGAAGAGAGAGGATAAAGTAGCTCCATCTTTTGCATGCTAATCATCAAAATCGCCTCTCAGTCTTTCTGCAAGACAAGAATTGCACACTTTTGGAGGTTCCACTGAAGTAGGAGGCGGCCGGAACCGGAGAGGTTAAGTCACAAGATGAAGCCCAGGAACACCAGCCGTGGAAAGCCGCAAAGTTGCTGTTTtggattgctggccgtaatctttCTGATCTCGCTGAGCTACCTTACCATGTCCAAAACCAGCATGTTGCGCTTCTCCGTTGGTATCTTCCTGCTGCTGAGCCACATAAAGGTGAGAAACGGCAGATCACTCCGGTTCTCACAACTTGCTTTTTCTGCAGTGAACTCTCAGCTACCGCCGATGACGAACGGGAATACCTCCGACATGGCATCTGATGTCCATCCTGTGACGGAAGATTCTTCGATCCGTTCTCAAGGACTAGGTATGCAAACTCATCATATTTCTCtgtcttttttccttcttctttttttctccttttaaacCAATGATTTCGAAATCAAGTTTAGTTTCTGCAAAGCTGAACTCCATACTTTTCACTGCAAAGCCCATCTTTCACCAGCTGAAGGGTTCCTTGTACTATttgtttctcaagtatgacacagGGAAAGATTCCCCTCTCTCCCTAAGGAACCAGTTTGGTTGAGCACATATCTTACTTACCTCATGGCTAGAAAAAAACAAGCACTGAGCAAGGCCTTGTTTGTTAGTTGAAGGATCTAATCTAGTTGATTCATTCATCTATCAGAAACAGAGGAGGCGGAACTGGGAAGAAGCCTGGCTTGTGAGCTGAAAGATGGTCAGTGTGAGACGGGTCACGGTAGGATGGTGGTTAAGAATTCTTCAACCGTTGTTGATCAAGATCCGACAAGAGTGATGGCTAGCTCAGATGAATTAGGTAGGGTGTCAACCTTTCAAATTTGACTAAATCGAACCATCCACACTCTTTAGGCATTCCTCTAAAAGAGGGGAGCTAAATTGAGCTCTGTTTGACaccatttttttttctgattaaaaACTTCAGTTTTTAATGAAGAAGAAAGACGTGATAATGTAAAGCCCGGGAGGAAACCAATATGTGATCTTTCAAACACAAAATCAGATATCTGTGAAGCAGATGGAGATGTTAGAATTATCGGCAAGGATACCCGCATGATATATGTTGCAAACTCTGAATTCAGCAACAGAGAAACAGGTGAATCATGGACCATCAAACCTTATGCTCGTAAGTGGGACAAAGGCTCAGGTGCTAAAGTTCGGGAGGTAACGATGAAACTAGTGAAGAGTCACGGAGAAGATAAACACTGCGATGTTAATCATACTGTCCCAGCTTTGGTCTTTGCAATTGGTGGATGGACTGGAAATTTCTTTCATGACTTTGCTGATGTGTTGGTTCCTCTCTTTGAGACTTCGTACCATTTTGAAGGCAAGGTCCAATTTCTCATAGCAAACATCAAACCGTTGTGGATCAACAAGTACCACAAATACTTTGAGAAGCTCTCACGGTACGAAATCATCGACTATGACAATGATGATAGAGTGCATTGCTTCAAGCAAGTGACTCTTGGACTCCGGTGCGACCAAGGTGACTTTACAATCAACCCCTCGAAAGATCCTTATGGTTATACCATGGCCGACTTCACCAAGTTCACAAGAAGTGCTTACTCACTGAAGAGAGATCATCCAGTGCGGCCAGGTGAACAAGCTGGTAAGAAGCCAAGGATATTGATCGTAACAAGGAAGGCGACCCGAAAATTCACGAATGTAAAGGAGATAGTTCGTATGACTAAGAAGGTGGGCTTCAATGCAGTGGTCACTGAGGCTGATGCCAACATTACTAGATTTTCGCAGGTGGTGAACTCATGCGATGTGATGATGGGTGTTCACGGATCAGGACTTACTAATATCGTCTTCCTTCCAACACACTCTGTGGTGATCCAAGTAGTCCCTTGGGGCAATCTAGATTGGATAGCTGGGAATTACTTCAGAGATCCTTCCAGGCAAATGAAACTGCATTATTTGGAATACAGTATCAATGAGGAAGAGACTACTCTGTCGGAGTTGTATCCAAGAGACCATGCAGTGTTCAAAGACCCAATGTCGCTTCACCATCAAGGATGGGATACATTTTCCAGGATTTTCCTGGTTGAGCAGAATGTGAAGCTTGATGTGAGGAAGTTTAGGTCTGTCCTGGAACATGCTCTTCAACTTCTCCGTGAGCAGCAGTACAGATGAATTTATCTGCTTATCATCAGTGAGCAGGTTGCATTACCATGCATTCAGTTCTTAGCGAAAGGTGACAAGTTGCTGGTTGATTTCTTCATTTATACTAGCTGTTTCGAAGTGAGATAGGAGATACTATAATGTTGATATGGCTCACATTGCGTTCTTGTTGAAACATTGTCAGGTATGTAAGTATCAAAATACATATTCGGTTCTGCATTCTTTTCCAGAAATAATTAAATGTTACATTCCATGGAAGTGTTTTGTGACATCTCTGACTTATGCCCTGGCTACTGACAATTTGCATTCTAAACTGTGGCAAGCTTGGTtctaagctactagttttgttggGATTTCTCCTACCTTTTCCTAAAAAGAGTATATTAACTGCACAATAAACGTTTCATATCTTAAGAGCCTTTTTTCACTATTTGGTTACTTCATAAAGGAAAATTTTTTAGAGGTCAAGTTTTAAATGTGGAGTTTATTCATTGCTTACCTAGTAAAAATTGAGTTCCATGGAACTATTAACAGTCTTGAGGGGAAGTAAATGAGTTAAACCTGAATAAGAattcaataaataaatatatatatatatatatatatatatgagatttcCCTTCCTTTTCTGAAAGAAACCCACATGTACAACAAGCATATTATCACAAGAAAATAGTAGCCATCCTAAAGATAGTGTTTGCATGATTTTTTGTTTGTCAGTATGAAACTGTACAAGATTTTAAAGCATAAATTACCTGATTTCACTGGTTTTTCACTTGGTAGGCCCCAGCTTTAAGTGACCTTTCGCCATTACTTTGTTACTTTTTGTGAATGAGTAATGCACTGAAGGACAAAGAGCCCTTTTGTTGGTTGTATCATGGCACTTGGTTTCTGATTTCTGTCATTGGTATGCAACTGATGTAAATGATTAAAGTATGCATGGATCAAGGACCCTTTGAGACCCACCACCTACATTTAGGGCTGCATGTTTGTGGTGAATTTGGCAGTCCCCAGCCTGAAATGCTAATCATGTGGCATTGATTTGTAGCTGCAACTTGAGGACAAGAGTAGATGATCATTATTTGTGTCTCATGGTGGAACTCCTAAACCAATGTTGTTAGCCTGTCTTATGTAGTACAAATTATCAATCATGGTTTTTTTGAAGATAGCCTTTGAACCCCATGGAAGGCAGGTTTTTAAGTCATGGACCCAAAGGGATTCTTACTTGTTTTCACCCCTTCTTTAATCTCGTTAGATAGACCAAGACGATGATCTTAATTAGATAAAGTTTTAGCACTTTGTCTGAAGTTTTGACTACACTAACGAGGCTGAGTCAGGTCAAACTTGGGTAATTGGCAACTGATGTCACCTGGCCAAACAGCTTAATATTTTGTCCAGCAGCTGAGAACTCAACGCTTTAGTTGTTGTTGATTGATTAGGGATGCCGAAGCAAGAAACATATCCAACCTGACCTCTTTTTACCACTTATCAAAGTGCATATAATTCTATTTTACATGAACCCGGCAAGATCAATTTGATTTCAAATTGGTGCACAACCCGAGTATGGCACACCACGGAAGCCTGATCATTTCCACTGTCTGCCTAAACCTAGCCTGAACATATCTTTTACAACTCTTTGTTTTTGCGAAGGCCATAGCAACTCAAAGACTTGATGTTTAATGATTGTGGCTTTTGTTTGTATCATTCTAAATGACTTGGCACTCGGcaaggttttctttttcttttttctttttttctcatttaatATGTACATGAGTGAGCATATGGAAAAAAGATCAACATTTTTGACACGCATGACCTGATATGGTAGGTCCAATGAAATCAATAGTTTCATatccatattttttttaattagatggttcatgaaaaaaaaaaccagGTGTCATGTTGATGATGACTTGGTCTAATCTACAGCTAATCGATATGACAGACAAGCTCATGCTCCAAAGAATTAGCTAGATGGTTTAAATTGATTGAGAAAAAACATGTAATCCAAGATGCTGGGCAGGCAATTCAACAAGGATGGTGCAAAAGTTAGAATTCTGAAGCCTCCATGGGAAATCATGTGGGCCAATTCACTGCTTCGATGCCAACGTCAGGATTGGTGGGTGCAGGTCAGTTATGGTTATGGTGAAAGCATTAAATAAACTTATCTACTCTGTTTCCTTGTGATGATAGCATGCATGTCTCATATTAATATTTCACATGACTCTCTTGGGGAAACCCCAGGCAGTAGGCAAAGCCTTGAGGAAAACAACACAAGCACTTCACTGCATGTGCTTTACTGGGTATTGATAAGAACAGAGCTGGCAACTACATGGTGAGAGGTGGGGTTTGGttcatgacatttgatattttGTGTTGAACAGCCATGGAAGATGCATGGATCTCCCACCTGCCCACACTGCTGTCACAGGAAAAGAAGGTTGAATTTTATGAGTTCTTGTGATTCAGGTGTCAGGATCAGCTCAAGATTTACTTTCCTCACAAATGCTTTTCGACCACCCGCTTTTCCTCAACAATAAGATTTTCATGTCTTTAACTATTTACCTATTGGTTTTCGGTCGGTTCGTCAGTCGGTTTCTGCTTTGGAAAATATCATTTTCGCTTTTGAGATGAATGATTGGGTTCATAAAATTTGCTTTCAATTCGATATCGGTCCAATGCCTTTGCTTCGCTCAGAATTAATCAGTGACGTATAAATTGCAGCTACCAGTGACAATGATTTGCTCACAGAAAAGGAAATAGAAAGTCCTGCAAATTTTCTACGATTTATACTTGGTTGTCAAAGAAGTTCCCTTCAGCATGGTAGTTGAGGAGCTGTTGCACATGTTCTTGAACACGAAGGCTTGTTCTTGGTGGGTTGGTGCTCAATTGTTGTCGAGTCACAAGCAACTTTGCTTCTACCGAAAAGAAAGGGAAAGTAAATAAGACCTGTTCATGATAAGgacaaacaaatgaaacataaaTAGGAGAATACTCTCATACACTCCATGTTAAGAAGTACAAAGTTTTTGGATCATGAAACTTTTTGAAGTATGTACGATGCGCTAACTATCTGATGATGAAATAACAAAGACCTGTGGATCAAACTGAGTATGGGAGTTTGGCACACAAATTTGTGTGTGTTCAGAGGCTCCAAGACACAGACAGAGGTTGACTATCTCAACATGAGATGCACCCCAAAATTCACCATCTTCCAACTTTACTTTTGATGCTAATTGCCACCCTTCAAAGTACCATCCTGCATCTAAAAAGCTCCGTTAGTACCCTTCCTAATGCCACACTTGTTCAACCTGCTCTGATGACAAACAAATATAACACCACCattaagaagagaaggaaaaaggCACATAACACCACATTTTAGAAACTTAAAGCTCATAATAATGTATGGAACTTATAAAATGCACAAGAAATATTAAGAAGTTGATTTTGTTTGGGTTGATTGAGCCATCCAAGAGAAGCTTCAGTGGTGATTTGGTTTCCCAAAGACCTAATATGATGGACCTGCATGTGTTCAACCAGCTTCAACGGCGGTGTCCTTGCTGTGGTTTGTGGTGGTGCAGTCTGCACATTACCCCGTACAAAATAATGGTCTTAAAGCACTCCCAAAAGCACAGAGATAACCTCTAAAAGTTGCCGGTGAAAGAGCATGTCCCAAGTTGTTCTAAAAGCATGGACTGCAACCTCCCAAGGCGTCTTTTTTGCTTTGGTTGTTCATCTCAGCATTATTCTATGCCTTTGCCTTCGGCAGGAGCGTTGTGGCTGCCTTTATGTTGTGGGAGGACACAAATGGCAGCGACATCAAAGCAAGACAGAAGTAAGTTCAAACTTTTCGTGTGTGTGCAATCTACGTTTTACTGAGGCCTCTTCCTCATGTCTCCAACAGTGCAATCCGATTCCTATTGACAAATCCTTCTGGATGATTACAAGTTTCTAGTGGAAAACAATGAAGTGTTCCTTCGGATGTGCCACATTAAATATCACTGCCATCGGAGTGGGAGAAACGGATAGGCACTAAGCATGGAGGAGAAATACTTGATTGATAGTGGGGAAAGGAAGAAGGAACCAATCCACTACTAGataggcgggggggggggggggcatttcAAGAGCACTGTTGGCTTGTTCTGCTAAATACGCTTCCATGGCATTTGAGATAAGAATTTTGTtattagaaaaaggaaaagaggaaTAAGAAATAAACATTCAATCTGTATAACAAATCACAAACCAAAACATCCCCCAaattttctgctttctttttcgCTTCATCTTTTGTTTTCCCAAGAATTATTCATTCATCCATGCAGAATCTTTGATAGCTTGCTAGTCAAAATGATGGCCTTCCAAGTAGAGGATCAGATGCTACAGTGGATCATGGAGATTTGTTTTGATATTAAACAGGGTGCGGAGCTCCAGACCAAGTCAAGGTAGCCGGTGGGAGGCCATCGTCCCTATCACGCATTCCCATTTTTATGCTTTTCTTGCCGAGATGAAAAGCTCGGTTAATGCCCCCAACTGCTTTAGCGGACCCAACTTGCGTCAGTCGAACTTTGGACCAATTCCATGTCTCGGGAAGAAGGCAAGAACGTGAGATTGCCAAGTTCGTCAACCGCAGCCACGGCCAAGTTTTACCAACTACTGCAGACATGACATAAACAACACATGTAAAATAGTTAGATGGTTTCTTGTAATCTACTCATGTCATTGAGTCTGGCAGGAAGCGGCTTTCAGGCTCCATGTGAGTGGATAGAGATTGGCCTGTCTGCACAAAGAAAACTCTGCCATATATCATCTTGAAGAGTGGAGGATCGAGGCCGGTACCGCCTGCGAGGATGGCGGCCAAGTTGAAGATGTTCCGGAACGCCGGCCAGTCCCAAAGATTCCGGTTCGTGGTGCTCGTCATAGGGTGCTTTCTGGTCTCCATGACCTTCATAGTGGTGTCGAGGCCTCTTGTTTTTCCTTCCCGTGAGTTCCTTCGATCTTGTTTTTGTTCTCTGTCCACTGGTTTTTTTTGGGTTCATCGGCTTGGATTCCTGCAAATTCTGATGCTAAAAGTGATATGTTTGACCGGGGTTGCAGTCAGTTCAAGGTTGCGTCCGAAGAAATCAGGTGCACCCCCCGGGCTTGAATCTGTAATTCATGGATGTTTTTGGTGTTCGATCCGAACAGCTATGATTGTAGCCAGAGATTTTATGCTTGTGAGATCATCTTTTAAGAGTCGTAATCTTTCGCTTCCCAGATGTGGAGCCAAAGAAAGCAGCGGACTCTTCACCTTATTCGGCCCCCTTCATGCGAGAAGACGAGCAAATTACTCAGCAATCAGGTGAGCATATGTTTCAGTTTGCATCTTTCGCCAGATCAATAGATCTGGCTCAGCTCAGCTCCTATTTTGGGTTGAACTCCACAGCACACCGGAAGAAAGAGGAAAATAGAGGTTTAGCTGGTGAAGCATCCTGAGTTTCTCTGATGTCTAGCACTGTCTGGTTTCTATTTGAGATTGAGTTTAGAACAGTTTAGTTTGATTTTTGAGCTTTTATGCAATCTAGTGAAGATTTGCTTCATCTTTCAGAAAAGAATGCAGAGGAGAATCTCCAGGTCAAAAATAACGGCGCCGTTGCTGATCCAATCGAGGAAGACAAGACGGACATCGATGAAGTACTGGGTATGGCCATCATCACCGAGAGCTGAGAACCGACATGGGGAAGGTCTAGACTTGGTTTGACGGATCTGAGGCAGCTAAAGCTTTTGCTCAACTTGTTGCAGAGAGCACAAGTGAGGCGGAGGAGGACAGGACGAAGAACGATGGGAGCTCCGACCGAGACGAACCACACAATCGAATGACGCTGCCGACGGTCTCCAATTACACCATCAACGATAATGTTCAGGTGGAAAACAAGACCGCTCCCGACCAACCGGGTATGTCGATCGTCGATCACCACTGACATCAAATCCGAAGCAGAACACAGCGTTTTCTCGACATTACAACACCGTGTTGCCTGATGCAGTCCAGGAAATCAAGGATGTGGAGAAGAAGCTGTCGTGTGAGTTTTCGGACCCTCGAGTGGATATCTGCGAGATGTCCGGCGACATCAGAATCCCTGGGAATTCTTCGGATGTCATCTTCGTGGAATCTCCGGGGAGAAATGAGGTGTTCCGTTTTCGTCCATACGCTCGCAAGGGGGACGAAGCCGCATCCAGTCGCGTCCGGGAGTTGGCCGTGAAATATAGCACTGCAGCACCTGAATGCACCGTCAACCACGACGTCCCTGCGATCGTTTTCTCGGCCGGCGGCTACACCGGCAACCTCTTCCACGATTTCACCGACGTGCTCATCCCGCTCTTCCTAACCTCGCGTCCATTCGACGGCGAGGTTCAGTTCGTCGTAAGCGACATGAATCCCTGGTGGATCTACAAGTACCTCCTCGTGTTTAAGCAGCTCTCCAAGTACCCGGCGATCGATTTCGACAAGGACAAGGGCGTGCATTGTTTCAGCAGGGTGATCGTGGGTCTTCGAGCTCACAAGGAGCTAAGCATCGATCCCGCTAGAGCTCCCAATGGCTATTCCATGGTTGACTTCGGCAAGTTCATCAGGAACACCTTCTCGTTGGAGAGGGAAACGATGTCCAACATCGAAGATCTCGCCGGAAAGCGGCCGCGGATACTGATCATTGCAAGGAAGCAATCGCGGGCGTTCGTGAATCTCTCCGAGATAACTCGGCTGGCGGAGCAGTTGGGCTTCGAAGCGGTCATCAATGATGGAGAGGCGGGAGGCGACGTAGCTCAGCTTGCAAGGCTGGTGAACTCGGTGGACGTGATGGTCGGAGTGCATGGATCCGGGCTCACCGGTTTGGTGTTCCTGCCGCCCAATGCAACCATCATACAGGTCGTGCCATGGGGAGGCTTGGAATGGATATCTGCGCTGGATTTTGGAGATCCAGCCAAGGATATGGGGCTGAACTATGTGCAGTACAGTATAAGCATCAAGGAGAGCACTCTGAGAAAGCAGTACCCGAAGAACCACCCCGTGTTCAAGGATCCCCTCTCCTTCCACAAGCAAGGAGCTGATGTCGTGAGGTCTACATTCATGGATAAACAGAACGTAAAGCTTGATACCAAAAAGTTCAAGAATGTCCTGTGGAAAGCACTCGAGCATATCATCCAATAGCAGAATTGGAGGGGAACTCCATGTTCTAATTCTTTTCTTTCATCAACTCGTCTTCTTTGCCATGATTCAGAGTGGTTTTTCAGAAACTTTTTGTAACTAAAATCGAGTTGCTCTGCTCACACAGATTCAAACATTTTACAGAGATTACGTTGTGTTGTTGTCGAGATGAGGGTATCAGATCACTTTGCTGGCTTTTTAGCGAAAAATGGCAACTTCAACCTTCCTTGATCTCGAGACAAACATAAAACCTCAGCGGTCACAGGCATTCTTGAAGAATGTAAATGCAGAGATGATTTATGCCTGGATGATCGAGGAGCAAGcactttttttatctatcataCTCAAGATTTTAGCAAGCTTTGTTGAGACATCGAGTGTGATGGATCATCTGGCTGAGAAACCTTTTGCTTGAGCAATTATTttggataatatttaattcaaaccGACAGCCGGACGGAAAGTAGGTGTTGCTGTCAGACCGATGAGCATCATCATCACTGATCACTGACCTTTTGTTCTTCCGAGCCACTTTTACCGCCGCACACAGTGTTTACCAGTGTCATTTACTTGTGTGGCTCATGAAAAGGATAAAAACGTGAGAATCACCATCTATCCTCGCTCATTCTCTTCTCTGCTTTAGGATCAATCTCTTCTCTGCTTTCCGGCCAAAACCATGAGAGGACACTCGCTTCTGTGCCACATGAATGGCACAGCAACCAGGGAATCTTCCTGCGGCCACAACAGTGATATTGATATGGCAGTCGTGTGGTGTTCTCCTTGCCAAAACGAAGATAACTTCTACTTTAAACTACAGTTAAGTCCAATCGGAACACTCCGGTTATGATCTCTGAAACTAACTACAATCTGCAAAGCTAATCTTAACCCAAGCTAGAGAAACCCTTTTCTTATCTGAAGTAAAAAAAGTATGGAACGGATCCAATCTGTATCTGTTTGTTTTGTCCATCTCTCGGTGGCACGGCGTCAAGCATTAGCGGAGGAGCACAAGAGAGTGGTGGCAGAGGAAGGACAATTATTGATGTACAACAACAATTTGCATCGAGCTCCATGCCGATCTGAGTCAGTGGGGGCTTCCCTCGAAGTTCGAGATAAAAAGTGCTACAGAAAGATGCTCCACCAACATGATGGGGCAATAACATATTCTCTGTGGCGTGTG contains:
- the LOC135650787 gene encoding alpha-1,3-arabinosyltransferase XAT3-like isoform X1, whose protein sequence is MAAKLKMFRNAGQSQRFRFVVLVIGCFLVSMTFIVVSRPLVFPSLSSRLRPKKSDVEPKKAADSSPYSAPFMREDEQITQQSEKNAEENLQVKNNGAVADPIEEDKTDIDEVLESTSEAEEDRTKNDGSSDRDEPHNRMTLPTVSNYTINDNVQVENKTAPDQPVQEIKDVEKKLSCEFSDPRVDICEMSGDIRIPGNSSDVIFVESPGRNEVFRFRPYARKGDEAASSRVRELAVKYSTAAPECTVNHDVPAIVFSAGGYTGNLFHDFTDVLIPLFLTSRPFDGEVQFVVSDMNPWWIYKYLLVFKQLSKYPAIDFDKDKGVHCFSRVIVGLRAHKELSIDPARAPNGYSMVDFGKFIRNTFSLERETMSNIEDLAGKRPRILIIARKQSRAFVNLSEITRLAEQLGFEAVINDGEAGGDVAQLARLVNSVDVMVGVHGSGLTGLVFLPPNATIIQVVPWGGLEWISALDFGDPAKDMGLNYVQYSISIKESTLRKQYPKNHPVFKDPLSFHKQGADVVRSTFMDKQNVKLDTKKFKNVLWKALEHIIQ
- the LOC103968740 gene encoding alpha-1,3-arabinosyltransferase XAT3 isoform X2 gives rise to the protein MTNGNTSDMASDVHPVTEDSSIRSQGLETEEAELGRSLACELKDGQCETGHGRMVVKNSSTVVDQDPTRVMASSDELVFNEEERRDNVKPGRKPICDLSNTKSDICEADGDVRIIGKDTRMIYVANSEFSNRETGESWTIKPYARKWDKGSGAKVREVTMKLVKSHGEDKHCDVNHTVPALVFAIGGWTGNFFHDFADVLVPLFETSYHFEGKVQFLIANIKPLWINKYHKYFEKLSRYEIIDYDNDDRVHCFKQVTLGLRCDQGDFTINPSKDPYGYTMADFTKFTRSAYSLKRDHPVRPGEQAGKKPRILIVTRKATRKFTNVKEIVRMTKKVGFNAVVTEADANITRFSQVVNSCDVMMGVHGSGLTNIVFLPTHSVVIQVVPWGNLDWIAGNYFRDPSRQMKLHYLEYSINEEETTLSELYPRDHAVFKDPMSLHHQGWDTFSRIFLVEQNVKLDVRKFRSVLEHALQLLREQQYR
- the LOC135650787 gene encoding alpha-1,3-arabinosyltransferase XAT3-like isoform X2; the encoded protein is MAAKLKMFRNAGQSQRFRFVVLVIGCFLVSMTFIVVSRPLVFPSHVEPKKAADSSPYSAPFMREDEQITQQSEKNAEENLQVKNNGAVADPIEEDKTDIDEVLESTSEAEEDRTKNDGSSDRDEPHNRMTLPTVSNYTINDNVQVENKTAPDQPVQEIKDVEKKLSCEFSDPRVDICEMSGDIRIPGNSSDVIFVESPGRNEVFRFRPYARKGDEAASSRVRELAVKYSTAAPECTVNHDVPAIVFSAGGYTGNLFHDFTDVLIPLFLTSRPFDGEVQFVVSDMNPWWIYKYLLVFKQLSKYPAIDFDKDKGVHCFSRVIVGLRAHKELSIDPARAPNGYSMVDFGKFIRNTFSLERETMSNIEDLAGKRPRILIIARKQSRAFVNLSEITRLAEQLGFEAVINDGEAGGDVAQLARLVNSVDVMVGVHGSGLTGLVFLPPNATIIQVVPWGGLEWISALDFGDPAKDMGLNYVQYSISIKESTLRKQYPKNHPVFKDPLSFHKQGADVVRSTFMDKQNVKLDTKKFKNVLWKALEHIIQ
- the LOC103968740 gene encoding beta-1,2-xylosyltransferase XYXT1 isoform X1, whose translation is MKPRNTSRGKPQSCCFGLLAVIFLISLSYLTMSKTSMLRFSVVNSQLPPMTNGNTSDMASDVHPVTEDSSIRSQGLETEEAELGRSLACELKDGQCETGHGRMVVKNSSTVVDQDPTRVMASSDELVFNEEERRDNVKPGRKPICDLSNTKSDICEADGDVRIIGKDTRMIYVANSEFSNRETGESWTIKPYARKWDKGSGAKVREVTMKLVKSHGEDKHCDVNHTVPALVFAIGGWTGNFFHDFADVLVPLFETSYHFEGKVQFLIANIKPLWINKYHKYFEKLSRYEIIDYDNDDRVHCFKQVTLGLRCDQGDFTINPSKDPYGYTMADFTKFTRSAYSLKRDHPVRPGEQAGKKPRILIVTRKATRKFTNVKEIVRMTKKVGFNAVVTEADANITRFSQVVNSCDVMMGVHGSGLTNIVFLPTHSVVIQVVPWGNLDWIAGNYFRDPSRQMKLHYLEYSINEEETTLSELYPRDHAVFKDPMSLHHQGWDTFSRIFLVEQNVKLDVRKFRSVLEHALQLLREQQYR